Proteins co-encoded in one Meiothermus sp. genomic window:
- a CDS encoding AMP-binding protein: MGYSAHIDTFARDHLPPRSEWPELVFSLPELQYPERLNCASELLDRMAARHPERLCLQGAGLRWSYAELLEQANRIAHVLTQDMGLVPGNRVLLRAPNHPMLVAAWFAVMKAGGIAVTTMPLLRAKELTEVVNKAQVSHALCDGRLREELEHARPNCPTLQQVIYWGEGGSLEARMAHKPTHFANVETASDDTCLIAFTSGTTGQPKGCMHFHRDVLAICDTFGKHILRATPDDVFIGSPPLAFTFGLGGLVLFPMRIGASSVLLEKASPDLLLPAIAEYRASVVFTSPTAYRAMAAQAQKFDLASLRKCVSAGEPLPASTRKLWKEATGIELIDGIGATEMLHIFISHTEEEARPGATGKPVPGYQACVLDEAGQPLPPGQVGRLAVKGPTGCRYLADERQRNYVQHGWNITGDAYLVDEEGYFVYQARTDDMIVSAGYNIAGPEVEDALLLHPAVAECAVVGAPDPERGQIVKAYVVLRAGVEPSAALVKELQDFVKQKIAPYKYPRAIEFRESLPRTQTGKLQRYLLRKEAEQNRV, from the coding sequence ATGGGGTACAGCGCCCACATTGACACCTTTGCCCGCGACCATCTACCCCCCAGGTCGGAGTGGCCGGAGCTGGTCTTCAGCCTGCCCGAACTCCAGTATCCCGAGCGGCTCAACTGCGCCAGCGAGCTGCTCGACCGGATGGCGGCCCGGCACCCCGAGCGCCTTTGCCTGCAAGGTGCAGGCCTCCGCTGGAGCTACGCCGAGCTGCTCGAGCAGGCCAACCGCATCGCCCATGTGCTGACCCAGGATATGGGCCTGGTGCCCGGCAACCGGGTGCTGCTGCGCGCCCCCAACCACCCCATGCTGGTGGCGGCCTGGTTTGCGGTGATGAAAGCGGGGGGCATAGCGGTCACCACCATGCCCTTGCTGCGGGCCAAGGAGCTTACCGAAGTAGTGAACAAGGCCCAGGTCTCGCATGCCCTGTGCGACGGGCGGCTGCGGGAGGAGCTCGAGCACGCGCGACCCAACTGCCCCACCCTGCAACAGGTGATCTACTGGGGCGAAGGGGGCAGCCTGGAAGCCCGGATGGCCCATAAACCCACGCACTTCGCCAACGTAGAGACGGCCAGCGACGACACCTGCCTGATCGCCTTCACCTCCGGCACCACCGGCCAGCCCAAGGGCTGCATGCACTTCCACCGCGACGTGCTAGCCATCTGCGACACCTTTGGCAAGCACATCCTGCGGGCCACCCCCGACGACGTGTTCATCGGCAGCCCACCGCTGGCCTTCACCTTTGGGCTGGGGGGGCTGGTGCTTTTCCCCATGCGCATCGGGGCTTCCTCGGTCTTGCTGGAAAAAGCCAGCCCCGATCTTCTGCTCCCGGCCATTGCCGAGTACCGGGCCAGCGTGGTCTTCACCTCCCCCACCGCCTACCGGGCCATGGCCGCCCAGGCCCAAAAGTTCGACCTCGCCTCGCTGCGCAAGTGCGTTTCGGCCGGGGAGCCCCTGCCGGCCTCCACGCGTAAGCTCTGGAAAGAGGCCACCGGCATTGAGCTCATCGACGGCATCGGGGCCACCGAGATGCTGCACATCTTCATCTCCCACACTGAGGAAGAGGCCAGGCCGGGGGCCACCGGCAAGCCCGTTCCGGGCTACCAGGCCTGCGTGCTGGACGAGGCAGGCCAGCCGCTTCCCCCAGGGCAGGTGGGCCGCCTGGCGGTGAAGGGTCCCACCGGCTGCCGCTACCTGGCCGACGAGCGCCAGCGCAACTACGTACAGCACGGCTGGAACATCACCGGGGATGCCTACCTGGTGGACGAGGAGGGCTACTTCGTCTACCAGGCCCGCACCGACGATATGATTGTCTCGGCGGGCTACAACATCGCCGGCCCCGAGGTGGAGGATGCCCTGCTGCTCCACCCGGCGGTGGCTGAGTGCGCGGTGGTGGGGGCCCCCGATCCCGAGCGGGGCCAGATCGTCAAGGCCTACGTGGTGCTGCGGGCCGGTGTAGAGCCTTCGGCGGCGCTGGTGAAGGAGCTACAGGACTTCGTCAAGCAGAAAATTGCCCCCTACAAGTACCCACGGGCCATCGAGTTCCGCGA
- a CDS encoding acyl-CoA dehydrogenase family protein, which produces MRDQTHLDWPFFEPQHRELARDLEAWARHHLAVHPTQDTDQACRRLVRLLGAGGWTRYAVGGQAHGGVYEQIDTRAVCLIRETLAYHQGLADFAFAMQGLGSGAITLHGSPEQKARYLGPVARGESIAAFALSEPEAGSDVGALCTEARAEGQDYILNGQKTWISNGGIADFYVVFARAPGSQGAKGISAFVVEAGTPGLEVAERLEVIAPHPLARLRFEHCRIPARQRLGEEGQGFKIAMQTLDIFRTSVAAAALGFARRALDEALFRATTRPLFGQTLADFQLTQARLADMAVKIEAAALLTYRAAWLRDQGQRVTQEAAMAKLTATEYAQQVIDGAVQLWGGLGITRGQVVESLYREIRALRIYEGASEVQQLIIARELLKRYKETQTTKGGTGDGVQRPH; this is translated from the coding sequence ATGCGGGATCAAACCCACCTGGACTGGCCCTTCTTTGAGCCCCAGCACCGCGAGCTGGCGCGCGACCTGGAAGCCTGGGCCAGGCATCACCTCGCCGTGCACCCCACGCAAGACACCGACCAGGCCTGCCGCCGGCTCGTCCGGCTGCTGGGCGCGGGGGGCTGGACGCGCTACGCGGTGGGGGGCCAGGCCCACGGGGGGGTGTACGAGCAGATAGACACCCGCGCCGTCTGCCTCATCCGCGAGACCCTGGCCTACCACCAGGGCCTGGCCGACTTCGCCTTTGCTATGCAGGGCCTGGGCTCGGGGGCCATCACCCTGCACGGCAGCCCCGAACAGAAAGCCCGCTACCTGGGCCCGGTAGCCAGGGGCGAGTCCATTGCGGCCTTTGCGCTCTCCGAGCCGGAGGCGGGTTCGGATGTGGGGGCCCTCTGCACCGAGGCGCGGGCCGAGGGCCAGGACTACATCCTGAACGGGCAGAAGACCTGGATCTCCAACGGGGGCATTGCCGATTTTTACGTGGTTTTTGCCCGCGCGCCGGGCAGCCAGGGGGCCAAGGGCATCTCGGCCTTTGTGGTGGAGGCCGGTACGCCGGGGCTCGAGGTCGCCGAGCGCCTCGAGGTCATCGCCCCCCACCCGCTGGCAAGGCTCAGGTTCGAGCACTGCCGGATTCCGGCCCGCCAGCGCCTGGGCGAGGAAGGTCAGGGCTTCAAAATCGCCATGCAGACCCTCGACATCTTCCGCACCTCGGTGGCCGCCGCCGCGCTGGGCTTTGCCCGGCGGGCGCTGGACGAGGCGCTTTTTCGCGCCACCACAAGACCCCTATTCGGCCAGACCCTGGCCGACTTCCAGCTCACCCAGGCCCGCCTGGCCGATATGGCCGTGAAGATTGAGGCCGCTGCCCTGCTCACCTACCGCGCGGCCTGGCTGCGCGACCAGGGCCAGCGGGTTACCCAGGAGGCCGCCATGGCCAAGCTCACCGCCACCGAGTACGCCCAGCAGGTGATAGACGGGGCCGTGCAGCTATGGGGTGGGCTGGGCATTACCCGGGGGCAGGTGGTGGAGTCGCTCTACCGCGAAATTCGCGCCCTGCGCATCTACGAAGGGGCCAGCGAGGTGCAGCAGCTCATCATCGCCCGCGAATTGCTCAAACGCTACAAGGAAACCCAGACCACGAAAGGAGGCACCGGAGATGGGGTACAGCGCCCACATTGA
- a CDS encoding enoyl-CoA hydratase family protein translates to MKLASYQAQHFLWQLEEAVATITLNRPERKNPLTFESYAELRDLFRALQYAEDVRAVVLCGAGGNFCSGGDVHEIIGPLTQMPMPRLLAFTRMTGDLVKAMRACPQPIVSAVDGVCAGAGAILAMASDIRFGTPQSKTAFLFNRVGLAGCDMGACAMLPRIIGQGRAAELLYTGRVMMGEEGLAWGFFNRLCEPQELLEEARKFARMLAQGPTFAHAMTKKMLHQEWSMGLDEAIEAEAQAQALCMATQDFQRAYRAFVAKEKPVFEGD, encoded by the coding sequence GTGAAACTGGCAAGCTACCAGGCCCAGCATTTTTTGTGGCAGCTCGAGGAGGCCGTCGCCACCATCACCCTCAACCGTCCCGAGCGCAAAAACCCCCTTACCTTTGAGTCCTACGCTGAGCTGCGCGACCTTTTCCGGGCCTTGCAGTACGCCGAGGATGTGCGGGCGGTGGTGCTCTGCGGGGCCGGGGGCAACTTCTGCTCGGGCGGCGACGTGCACGAGATCATCGGCCCCCTGACCCAGATGCCCATGCCCCGGCTGCTGGCCTTCACCCGCATGACCGGCGACCTGGTCAAGGCCATGCGGGCCTGCCCCCAGCCCATCGTGAGCGCGGTGGATGGGGTGTGCGCCGGGGCCGGGGCCATCCTGGCTATGGCCTCGGATATCCGCTTCGGCACGCCCCAGAGCAAGACCGCCTTTCTATTCAACCGGGTCGGGCTGGCCGGCTGCGATATGGGGGCCTGCGCCATGCTGCCGCGGATTATCGGGCAGGGCCGGGCCGCCGAGCTGCTCTACACGGGCCGGGTGATGATGGGCGAGGAAGGGCTGGCCTGGGGCTTTTTCAACCGGCTGTGCGAGCCCCAGGAGCTGCTCGAGGAGGCCCGCAAGTTTGCCCGAATGCTGGCCCAGGGCCCCACCTTTGCCCACGCCATGACCAAGAAGATGCTGCACCAGGAGTGGAGCATGGGCCTCGACGAAGCCATCGAGGCCGAGGCCCAGGCCCAGGCCCTGTGCATGGCTACCCAGGACTTCCAGCGGGCCTACCGGGCTTTTGTGGCGAAAGAGAAGCCGGTTTTCGAGGGGGACTGA
- a CDS encoding MarR family winged helix-turn-helix transcriptional regulator, which yields MPAVKPDLETRLAEDHHQAIKLWLRLLTCTNLITGQIRTRLREHFQTTLPRFDLLAQLERHPEGLKMSELSKRMMVTTGNVTGITDQLEAEGLVRREPDPQDRRAFTVKLTPLGRQVFARMAQEHEGWVIELFEGLSSSEKEQMYTLLGKLKTHLNGKEARR from the coding sequence ATGCCGGCGGTCAAGCCCGACCTCGAGACCCGCCTGGCCGAAGACCACCACCAGGCCATCAAGCTGTGGCTGCGCCTGCTCACCTGCACCAACCTGATCACCGGCCAGATTCGCACCCGGCTGCGGGAGCACTTCCAGACCACCCTGCCCCGCTTCGACCTGCTAGCCCAGCTCGAGCGCCACCCCGAGGGCCTCAAGATGAGCGAGCTGTCCAAGCGCATGATGGTGACCACCGGCAACGTCACCGGGATTACCGACCAGCTCGAGGCCGAGGGCCTGGTGCGGCGCGAGCCCGACCCTCAGGATCGGCGGGCCTTCACGGTCAAGCTCACCCCTCTGGGCCGCCAGGTGTTCGCCCGGATGGCTCAGGAGCACGAAGGCTGGGTGATCGAGCTTTTCGAGGGGCTCTCCAGCAGCGAAAAAGAACAGATGTACACGCTTTTGGGCAAACTCAAAACCCACCTCAACGGAAAGGAGGCCCGCCGGTGA
- a CDS encoding SDR family NAD(P)-dependent oxidoreductase yields the protein MKPLAGKHAVVTGGGRGIGAAIATALAGAGARLTLLGRSRAQLEAQARKLATEVHVETCDVTDPAQVQQAFEGASRALGNVDILVNNAGQAESRPFGKTDLRLWRTMIEVNLTGTFLCTQAALPGMLAAGWGRIVNIASTAGLRGYPYVSAYCAAKHGVIGLTRALALELARKNITVNAVCPGFTQTELLEASLAAIVQKTGRSPAEARAELVRHNPQGRLVEPEEVAQAVLWLCMPGSAALTGQAIAVAGGEVM from the coding sequence ATGAAACCGCTGGCGGGCAAGCACGCAGTTGTAACCGGCGGCGGGCGCGGCATCGGGGCCGCGATTGCAACGGCGCTGGCCGGTGCGGGGGCCCGCCTCACCCTGCTGGGGCGCAGCCGGGCGCAGCTGGAGGCCCAGGCCCGCAAACTGGCAACGGAAGTTCACGTGGAAACCTGCGACGTGACCGACCCCGCCCAGGTGCAGCAGGCCTTCGAGGGCGCGTCCCGCGCCCTGGGGAACGTAGACATCCTGGTCAACAACGCCGGCCAGGCCGAGAGCCGGCCCTTCGGCAAAACCGACCTGAGGCTGTGGAGAACCATGATCGAAGTGAACCTCACCGGAACCTTTCTGTGCACCCAGGCGGCCCTGCCGGGCATGCTGGCCGCGGGCTGGGGGCGCATCGTCAACATCGCCAGCACCGCCGGGCTCAGGGGCTACCCCTACGTGAGCGCCTACTGCGCGGCCAAGCACGGGGTGATCGGCCTGACCCGCGCGCTGGCGTTGGAGCTGGCCCGGAAAAACATCACCGTGAATGCGGTCTGCCCCGGCTTCACTCAGACCGAGCTGCTCGAGGCCAGCCTGGCCGCCATCGTGCAGAAGACCGGGCGCAGCCCCGCCGAGGCCCGGGCCGAACTGGTGCGGCACAACCCCCAGGGCCGGCTGGTCGAGCCCGAGGAGGTGGCCCAGGCTGTGCTGTGGCTGTGCATGCCCGGGTCGGCGGCCCTGACCGGGCAGGCCATCGCGGTGGCGGGCGGGGAGGTGATGTAG
- a CDS encoding bifunctional salicylyl-CoA 5-hydroxylase/oxidoreductase — MRIVCIGGGPAGLYFALLMKKQNPAHQITVLERNRPDDTFGWGVVFSDQTLGNLEKADHPTYLQISRAFHHWDALEVHFKGRVIRSEGHGFIGIGRKKLLNILQARCRELGVNLVFQTEVTDDEAVAQAYQADLVIASDGINSRIRKKYEASYQPDIELRKCRFVWLGTHQPFPAFTFAFEKTEWGWFQGHAYQFDEHTSTFIVETPETVWQKAGLDRMSQEEGIAFCERLFAKYLGGHRLISNAAHLRGSAIWIRFPRVVCQNWVHWNGPVPVVLMGDAAHSAHFSIGSGTKLALEDAIELARTIERLGDTPAHLPEVLEAYQKVRQVEVLKLQNAARNSTEWFENVERYSHFEAEQFAYSLLTRSQRISHENLRLRDRRYLEGYERWLAQKSGLPPRPIPPMFTPFRLRGLTLKNRVVVSPMAMYSAQDGLVSDFHLVHLGARALGGAAVVFTEMTAPSPDGRITPGCAGLYSEEHMQAYRRVVDFVHHNSDARIALQLGHAGPKGSTQVGWEDESEPLPQGNWPLLAPSPIPYGPHNQIPRAMTREDMERVKAEFVRAAQWGVEAGFDWLELHCAHGYLLSAFICPLTNQRTDEYGGSLENRCRYPLEVFRALRAVWPEHLPISVRISAHDWAPGGNTPDDAVEIARLFKEAGCDLIDVSSGQTTRQARPVYGRMYQTPFADRIRNEVGIATMAVGAIYEADHVNSIIAAGRADLCAIARPHLADPHWTLNQAARLGYTEISWPKQYLSGKAQLERNLARASLERAEELAIR; from the coding sequence GTGAGGATTGTCTGCATCGGCGGCGGGCCGGCGGGGCTCTACTTCGCCCTGCTGATGAAAAAGCAAAACCCCGCCCACCAGATCACGGTGCTCGAGCGCAACCGCCCGGACGACACCTTCGGCTGGGGGGTGGTGTTTTCCGACCAGACCCTGGGCAACCTGGAAAAGGCCGACCACCCCACCTACCTCCAGATCAGCCGGGCTTTTCACCACTGGGACGCGCTCGAGGTGCACTTCAAGGGCCGGGTGATCCGCTCGGAGGGGCACGGCTTTATCGGCATCGGGCGCAAGAAGCTGCTGAACATCCTGCAAGCGCGCTGCCGGGAGCTGGGCGTGAACCTGGTCTTCCAGACCGAGGTCACCGACGACGAGGCTGTGGCCCAGGCCTACCAGGCCGACCTGGTGATCGCCTCCGACGGCATCAACAGCCGCATCCGCAAAAAGTATGAAGCCTCGTACCAGCCCGATATTGAGCTGCGCAAGTGCCGCTTTGTCTGGCTGGGCACCCACCAGCCGTTCCCGGCCTTTACCTTTGCCTTCGAGAAAACCGAGTGGGGCTGGTTTCAGGGCCACGCCTACCAGTTCGACGAGCACACCTCGACCTTCATCGTGGAGACGCCGGAAACGGTCTGGCAGAAGGCCGGCCTGGACAGGATGAGCCAGGAGGAGGGCATCGCCTTTTGCGAGCGGCTTTTTGCCAAGTACCTGGGGGGGCACCGGCTGATCTCCAATGCCGCCCACCTGCGGGGCTCGGCCATCTGGATCCGGTTTCCCCGGGTGGTCTGCCAGAACTGGGTGCACTGGAACGGCCCGGTGCCGGTGGTGCTGATGGGCGACGCCGCCCACAGCGCGCACTTTTCCATTGGCAGCGGCACCAAGCTGGCCCTCGAGGACGCCATCGAGCTGGCCCGCACCATCGAGCGCCTGGGCGATACGCCGGCGCACCTGCCCGAGGTGCTCGAGGCCTACCAGAAAGTGCGGCAGGTGGAGGTGCTCAAACTGCAAAACGCCGCGCGCAACTCCACCGAGTGGTTCGAGAACGTCGAGCGCTATAGCCACTTCGAGGCCGAGCAGTTCGCCTATAGCCTCCTGACCCGCTCCCAGCGCATCTCGCACGAGAACCTGCGCCTGCGCGACCGGCGGTACCTCGAGGGCTACGAGCGCTGGCTGGCGCAGAAATCCGGCCTGCCCCCCAGGCCCATCCCGCCCATGTTCACCCCCTTCCGGCTGCGGGGCCTGACCCTCAAGAACCGGGTGGTGGTCTCGCCCATGGCCATGTATTCGGCCCAGGACGGGCTGGTCAGCGACTTCCACCTGGTGCACCTGGGGGCCAGGGCCCTGGGTGGGGCGGCGGTGGTTTTTACCGAGATGACCGCCCCTTCCCCCGACGGGCGCATCACGCCGGGCTGCGCGGGGCTGTACAGCGAGGAGCATATGCAGGCCTATCGGCGCGTCGTGGACTTTGTGCACCACAACTCCGACGCCAGGATCGCGCTTCAGCTCGGGCACGCCGGGCCGAAGGGCTCGACCCAGGTGGGCTGGGAGGACGAGAGCGAGCCGCTGCCGCAGGGCAACTGGCCGCTGCTGGCCCCCTCCCCCATCCCCTACGGCCCCCACAACCAGATCCCCCGCGCGATGACCCGTGAGGATATGGAGCGGGTCAAAGCTGAGTTTGTGCGGGCCGCCCAGTGGGGGGTGGAGGCCGGTTTCGACTGGCTCGAGCTGCACTGCGCCCACGGCTACCTGCTCTCGGCCTTCATCTGCCCCCTCACCAACCAGCGCACCGACGAGTACGGCGGCAGCCTGGAGAACCGCTGCCGGTACCCCCTCGAGGTCTTCCGGGCCTTGCGTGCGGTCTGGCCGGAGCACCTGCCGATCTCGGTGCGCATCTCCGCCCACGACTGGGCCCCCGGCGGCAACACCCCCGACGACGCGGTAGAGATCGCCCGATTATTCAAGGAGGCCGGCTGCGACCTGATTGACGTCTCCTCGGGGCAGACCACCCGCCAGGCTAGGCCGGTGTACGGGCGCATGTACCAGACCCCCTTCGCCGACCGTATCCGCAACGAGGTGGGCATCGCCACCATGGCGGTCGGGGCCATCTACGAGGCCGACCACGTGAACTCGATCATCGCCGCCGGGCGGGCCGACCTGTGCGCCATCGCCCGGCCCCACCTGGCCGACCCTCACTGGACGCTGAACCAGGCCGCGCGGCTCGGCTACACCGAGATAAGCTGGCCCAAGCAGTACCTATCCGGCAAGGCCCAGCTCGAGCGCAACCTGGCCCGGGCCTCGCTCGAGCGGGCCGAGGAGCTGGCCATCCGATGA
- a CDS encoding xanthine dehydrogenase family protein molybdopterin-binding subunit, protein MSNRYIGQPMKRQEDGKLVRGQGQYLADLPSENLLHLALVRSPYAHARLVSVDTTEARELPGVVGVYTSSDLPELYAPASVPRDAQGALHPLLARERVRYAGEPVVAVLATSEALAHEAAQQVFVDYEPLPAYPEPLQAQAAPAIHPQLPSNVALARKTVAGEVAEAFARAHTVVGGRLVQQRVAPSAMEPRGVLASWDGIREALTVWSSTQMPHDLRSAVAERLGLAENQVRVITPDVGGAFGAKINVYPEEILVAYLARRLGRNVRWVEGRSESFGATIHGRAQVAELEMAFDAEGKILGLRGRVVADLGAYALETTLGNAPGTILMLQGPYEIPAVELEMLGVYTNATPTGAYRGAGRPEATYYLERLMDMGARALGLDPAEIRRKNFISGPFPYKTRTGAKYDSGAYGEVLQKLLEVSDYPRLRALQAEARSQGRLLGIGLCSYVEITGYGWETGGVRINPDGSAVIFTGTSPHGQGTQNAFVQIVAERLGLPPERISVVQGDTLAVPYGMGTAGSRTLSVGGSAVLKAADLVRDKVARIAAHLLEAAPEDIELLEQGWGVRGTDKAVPLEQVIATAFNPRKLPPGLEPGLEGHASFALREANYPFGAHLALVEVDPETGLVRILRYIAVDDCGVVVNPLLFEGQQHGGIAQGIGQALYEGVVYDEEGQNRTGNYLEYALPKADQMPPLEPHRHQTPSPTNPLGVKGVGEAGAIAATPAVVNAVLDALGIAHLDMPLTPEKVWRALRR, encoded by the coding sequence ATGTCGAACCGCTACATCGGTCAACCCATGAAGCGCCAAGAGGACGGCAAGCTGGTGCGGGGCCAGGGGCAGTACCTGGCCGACCTGCCCTCCGAAAACCTGCTGCACCTGGCCCTGGTGCGCAGCCCCTACGCGCACGCCCGGCTGGTCTCGGTGGACACCACCGAGGCCCGAGAGCTCCCCGGTGTGGTGGGGGTATACACCTCGAGCGACCTCCCCGAGCTGTACGCACCGGCCTCGGTACCGCGCGATGCCCAGGGCGCTTTGCACCCACTGCTGGCCCGCGAGCGGGTGCGCTACGCGGGGGAGCCGGTGGTGGCGGTGCTGGCGACCTCCGAGGCCCTGGCCCACGAGGCAGCCCAGCAGGTGTTTGTGGACTACGAGCCACTGCCGGCCTACCCCGAGCCCCTGCAGGCCCAGGCCGCCCCCGCCATCCACCCCCAGCTCCCGAGCAACGTGGCCCTGGCCCGCAAGACCGTTGCGGGCGAGGTAGCCGAGGCCTTCGCCCGCGCCCATACGGTGGTGGGCGGGCGGCTGGTACAGCAGCGGGTGGCCCCCAGCGCCATGGAACCCCGGGGGGTTCTGGCAAGCTGGGACGGCATCCGCGAGGCCCTCACGGTCTGGTCGAGCACCCAGATGCCCCACGACCTGCGCAGCGCGGTAGCCGAGCGGCTGGGCCTGGCCGAGAACCAGGTGCGGGTGATTACCCCCGACGTGGGCGGGGCCTTTGGGGCCAAAATTAACGTTTACCCCGAGGAAATTCTGGTGGCCTACCTGGCCCGTCGCCTGGGGCGGAACGTGCGCTGGGTGGAGGGGCGCAGTGAAAGCTTTGGGGCCACCATCCACGGGCGGGCCCAGGTGGCCGAGCTGGAGATGGCCTTCGACGCCGAGGGAAAAATCCTGGGGCTGCGCGGGCGGGTGGTGGCCGACCTGGGCGCCTACGCCCTCGAGACCACCCTGGGCAACGCCCCCGGCACCATCCTGATGCTGCAGGGCCCCTACGAGATTCCAGCGGTGGAGCTGGAGATGCTGGGGGTGTACACCAACGCCACCCCCACCGGGGCCTACCGGGGGGCCGGGCGGCCCGAGGCCACCTACTACCTCGAACGCCTGATGGACATGGGCGCGCGGGCGCTGGGCCTCGACCCCGCCGAGATCCGCCGCAAAAACTTCATCAGCGGGCCGTTCCCCTACAAAACCCGCACCGGCGCCAAGTACGACTCCGGGGCCTATGGCGAGGTGTTGCAAAAGCTGCTCGAGGTCAGCGACTACCCCCGGCTCAGGGCCCTGCAGGCCGAGGCCAGAAGCCAGGGCCGGCTCTTGGGCATCGGGCTTTGTAGCTATGTGGAGATCACCGGGTATGGCTGGGAGACCGGCGGCGTGCGCATCAACCCCGACGGCAGCGCGGTGATCTTCACCGGCACCTCACCCCACGGCCAGGGCACCCAGAACGCCTTTGTGCAGATCGTGGCCGAGCGGCTGGGCCTGCCCCCCGAGCGCATCAGCGTAGTGCAGGGCGATACCCTGGCGGTTCCCTACGGCATGGGCACCGCCGGCAGCCGCACCCTCTCGGTGGGAGGCTCGGCCGTACTGAAGGCCGCCGACCTGGTGCGCGACAAGGTGGCGCGAATCGCCGCCCACCTCCTGGAGGCCGCCCCCGAGGATATCGAGCTGCTCGAGCAGGGCTGGGGGGTGCGCGGCACCGACAAAGCCGTGCCCCTGGAGCAGGTGATCGCCACCGCCTTCAACCCCCGCAAGCTGCCGCCCGGCCTGGAGCCGGGGCTCGAGGGCCACGCCAGCTTTGCCCTCAGGGAGGCCAACTACCCCTTTGGGGCCCACCTGGCCCTGGTGGAGGTAGACCCCGAGACCGGCCTGGTGCGCATTCTGCGCTACATCGCGGTGGACGACTGCGGGGTGGTGGTCAACCCGCTGCTCTTCGAGGGCCAGCAGCACGGCGGCATCGCCCAGGGCATCGGGCAGGCCCTCTACGAGGGCGTCGTCTACGACGAGGAAGGGCAGAACCGCACCGGCAACTACCTGGAGTACGCCCTGCCCAAAGCCGACCAGATGCCCCCGCTGGAACCCCACCGCCACCAGACCCCCTCCCCCACCAACCCCCTGGGGGTGAAGGGCGTGGGCGAGGCCGGGGCCATCGCCGCCACCCCGGCGGTGGTTAATGCGGTGCTGGACGCGCTGGGCATCGCCCACCTGGACATGCCGCTCACCCCCGAGAAGGTCTGGCGGGCCCTCCGGCGCTAA
- a CDS encoding acetamidase/formamidase family protein has product MPTHTFEPTHYHHTLGTHPPVLRIAPGDTVQTTCVDAAGQDRDLRQVTPRGNPMTGPFYIEGAEVGDTLVVRLEKLRPNRHRGWSGVVLTANVVDPEDVPRLAQAQGAQRWLDWDVDLEKQTARLASPVRGLEGLELPLEPMLGCFGVAPSRGEAISTATSGPHGGNMDYRGFKEGVTVYFPVGVEGALFFLGDGHALQGDGEIAGTGIEISMDVQFSVDLIKGQAIRWPRGEDAAYIFTVGNARPLDQCVQHATSEMLRWLTGPYGLDIQSASQLMGQCVRYDLGNIFDPAYTMVCKMPKKLLERLGSTSASYGAASPG; this is encoded by the coding sequence ATGCCAACCCACACCTTCGAACCCACCCACTACCACCACACCCTGGGTACCCACCCGCCGGTCTTGCGCATTGCGCCGGGCGATACCGTGCAAACCACCTGCGTGGATGCAGCCGGCCAGGATCGGGATCTGCGGCAGGTTACTCCCCGGGGGAACCCCATGACCGGGCCTTTTTACATCGAGGGCGCCGAGGTGGGCGACACCCTGGTGGTTCGGCTGGAGAAGCTCAGGCCCAACCGCCACCGCGGCTGGTCGGGGGTGGTGCTGACCGCCAACGTGGTGGATCCCGAGGACGTGCCCCGGCTGGCCCAAGCCCAGGGGGCGCAGCGCTGGCTGGACTGGGACGTAGATCTGGAGAAGCAGACCGCCCGGCTGGCCTCGCCGGTGAGGGGTTTGGAGGGGCTCGAGCTGCCCCTCGAGCCCATGCTGGGCTGCTTTGGGGTGGCCCCCAGCCGGGGCGAGGCCATCTCCACCGCCACTTCGGGGCCGCACGGGGGCAATATGGACTACCGGGGCTTCAAAGAGGGGGTCACGGTCTATTTTCCGGTAGGGGTGGAGGGGGCTCTGTTCTTCCTGGGCGACGGGCACGCCCTGCAAGGGGATGGTGAAATCGCCGGGACTGGCATTGAAATTTCGATGGACGTGCAATTTTCGGTGGATCTCATCAAGGGACAGGCCATCCGCTGGCCCCGGGGCGAGGACGCGGCGTACATCTTCACCGTGGGCAATGCCCGCCCCCTCGACCAGTGCGTCCAGCACGCCACCAGCGAGATGCTGCGCTGGCTTACCGGCCCCTACGGCCTGGACATCCAGAGCGCCTCACAGCTGATGGGGCAGTGCGTCCGGTACGATCTGGGCAACATCTTCGACCCGGCCTACACCATGGTCTGCAAGATGCCCAAGAAACTTCTGGAGCGCCTAGGCTCTACTTCGGCATCGTACGGCGCAGCAAGTCCTGGATAA